One genomic window of Lagenorhynchus albirostris chromosome 17, mLagAlb1.1, whole genome shotgun sequence includes the following:
- the PTP4A3 gene encoding protein tyrosine phosphatase type IVA 3, protein MARMNRPAPVEVSYKNMRFLITHNPTNATLSSFIADLKKYGATTVVRVCEVTYDKAPLEKDGITVVDWPFDDGAPPPGRVVEDWLSLLKTKFCDDPGSCVAVHCVAGLGRAPVLVALALIESGMKYEDAIQFIRQKRRGAINSKQLTYLEKYRPKQRLRFKDPHAHKTKCCVM, encoded by the exons ATGGCGCGGATGAACCGGCCGGCCCCCGTGGAGGTCAGCTACAAGAACATGCGCTTCCTCATCACGCACAACCCCACCAACGCCACCCTCAGCAGCTTCATCGCG GACCTGAAGAAGTACGGGGCCACCACCGTGGTGCGTGTGTGCGAAGTGACCTACGACAAGGCCCCGCTGGAGAAGGACGGCATCACCGTCGTG GACTGGCCGTTTGACGACGGGGCGCCTCCGCCCGGCAGAGTGGTGGAGGACTGGCTGAGCCTGCTGAAGACCAAGTTCTGTGACGACCCCGGCAGCTGCGTGGCTGTGCACTGCGTGGCCGGCCTGGGACG GGCTCCGGTCCTCGTGGCTCTGGCCCTCATCGAGAGTGGGATGAAGTACGAGGACGCCATCCAGTTCATCCGACA GAAGCGGCGTGGAGCGATCAACAGCAAACAGCTCACCTACCTGGAAAAATACCGGCCCAAGCAGAGACTGCGGTTCAAGGACCCACACGCGCACAAGACCAAGTGCTGTGTCATGTAG